A section of the Brevundimonas sp. AJA228-03 genome encodes:
- a CDS encoding helix-turn-helix domain-containing protein — MATDIDLHLGRRLRRRRRLLGLTQQQLAIQVGIRFQQIQKYECGANRISAARLWQLSEALETPISYFYDGLAEAMERRETASANGGEMFSRKETLDLIQAYYQLGERPRRRLLDLAKSLHSEGDAVAS, encoded by the coding sequence ATGGCCACCGATATCGATCTTCACCTGGGGCGCCGCCTGCGCCGCCGTCGTCGCCTGCTGGGACTGACCCAGCAGCAACTGGCCATCCAGGTCGGCATCCGCTTCCAGCAGATCCAGAAATATGAATGCGGAGCGAACCGCATCTCGGCCGCGCGCCTGTGGCAGCTGTCCGAGGCGCTGGAGACGCCGATCAGCTATTTCTACGACGGTCTGGCCGAGGCCATGGAGCGCAGGGAGACCGCCAGCGCCAATGGCGGAGAGATGTTCTCGCGCAAGGAAACCCTCGACCTGATCCAGGCCTACTACCAGCTGGGCGAACGCCCGCGCCGTCGTCTGCTGGATCTGGCCAAGTCGCTGCACTCGGAAGGGGACGCGGTCGCGTCCTAG
- a CDS encoding pentapeptide repeat-containing protein translates to MSGVSEGVARRRISQQELDAICARHDRLWQARPDGARAIFAWMDLSGLNLKGRNLADADFSSACLIGADLTGARLDNGTFFGAEMQDAIFVDASLRRADLRGADLRGANLSGADLFEADLREGAVAPAAKADGFRLVELQARSITQAQGVNLVGANLQGARLSGIAAQSADFTDAIMKDCKLVRANLKQACFRGADLASADMSGADLTGADLRDAVLVGVNASMWCTDRANMEGALTDSHSAGEPVAQLPAAEMLQEHAIWCESGGAEGQPSVFDHVDLRGLGSITGLNLTALSARCAVFYGLNMEGVQLQGAHLEGADLRSTNLKRADLRGARLNGARLNGADLREAQLGPLVIGTDRLLPADLTGATLRSADLTGADLRRAVMIGADLTRASLHGALIRHAVLTDAVLAGVRGYERQMETA, encoded by the coding sequence GCGGCCCGACGGCGCGCGCGCGATCTTCGCCTGGATGGACCTGTCGGGGTTGAACCTGAAGGGCCGCAACCTCGCTGACGCCGACTTTTCCTCCGCCTGCCTGATCGGAGCCGATCTGACCGGCGCACGGCTGGACAACGGGACCTTCTTCGGCGCGGAGATGCAGGACGCGATTTTCGTCGACGCCTCGCTGCGGCGGGCCGATCTGCGCGGGGCCGATCTGCGTGGGGCCAACCTGTCGGGCGCGGACCTGTTCGAGGCCGACCTGCGCGAGGGGGCCGTCGCCCCGGCCGCCAAGGCCGACGGCTTCCGGCTCGTGGAGTTGCAAGCGCGTAGCATCACCCAGGCCCAGGGTGTCAACCTGGTGGGGGCCAATCTGCAGGGGGCCCGGCTGTCCGGCATCGCGGCCCAGTCGGCGGACTTCACCGATGCCATCATGAAGGACTGCAAGCTGGTCCGCGCCAATCTGAAACAGGCCTGCTTCCGGGGAGCCGATCTGGCGAGCGCCGACATGTCGGGCGCGGACCTGACCGGCGCGGACTTGCGCGACGCGGTGCTGGTGGGTGTGAACGCGTCGATGTGGTGCACCGACCGGGCCAATATGGAAGGAGCCTTGACCGACAGCCACTCCGCCGGAGAACCGGTCGCTCAATTGCCAGCGGCCGAGATGCTGCAGGAACACGCCATTTGGTGCGAGAGCGGTGGGGCCGAGGGACAGCCTTCGGTCTTCGACCATGTCGATCTGCGCGGCCTGGGCTCGATCACCGGCCTGAACCTGACCGCCCTCTCGGCGCGGTGCGCGGTCTTCTACGGCCTGAACATGGAGGGCGTGCAGCTTCAGGGCGCGCATCTGGAAGGGGCCGATCTGCGCTCCACCAATCTGAAGCGCGCCGATCTGCGCGGGGCCCGCCTGAACGGGGCGCGTCTGAACGGGGCCGACCTGCGCGAGGCGCAGCTGGGGCCCCTGGTGATCGGGACGGACCGCCTGCTGCCCGCAGACCTGACCGGAGCGACCCTGCGCTCCGCCGATCTGACGGGGGCGGACCTGCGGCGCGCCGTCATGATCGGGGCCGATCTGACGCGGGCCAGCCTGCATGGAGCCCTGATCCGCCATGCTGTCCTGACCGACGCTGTGCTGGCGGGGGTCAGGGGTTACGAACGCCAGATGGAAACGGCATAA
- a CDS encoding Hsp20 family protein, translated as MRTIDFTPLYRSAVGFDRLAGLLESAARTSQETGWPPYNIETTGENAYRIEIAVAGFKPDELNIEVKENLLTVTGRKTANDDTTERTYLHRGLAERDFERRFQLADYVVVTEAGLDNGLLSIGLKRELPEALKPRRIEIATKDSTGLIESKTA; from the coding sequence ATGCGTACCATCGACTTCACCCCCCTCTATCGTTCCGCCGTGGGCTTCGACCGTCTGGCGGGCCTGCTGGAAAGCGCCGCGCGTACCAGTCAGGAAACCGGCTGGCCGCCCTACAACATCGAGACGACAGGCGAGAACGCCTATCGGATCGAGATCGCTGTCGCCGGCTTCAAGCCCGACGAGCTGAACATCGAGGTCAAGGAAAACCTGCTGACCGTCACCGGCCGCAAGACGGCCAACGACGATACGACCGAGCGGACCTATCTGCATCGCGGCCTGGCCGAGCGCGACTTCGAGCGCCGCTTCCAGCTGGCCGACTATGTCGTCGTGACAGAGGCGGGGCTCGACAACGGCCTGCTGTCCATCGGCCTGAAGCGCGAACTGCCCGAGGCGCTGAAGCCCCGGCGCATCGAAATCGCGACGAAGGATTCGACCGGACTGATCGAGAGCAAGACGGCCTGA
- a CDS encoding GlsB/YeaQ/YmgE family stress response membrane protein, which yields MGLGIIGWIVIGIVAGWLAEKVMGRSHGLVTNLIVGVVGALLGGWIAGNLLGIPVGGFNLVTLLVAFGGAVLLLFLLGLVKRRA from the coding sequence ATGGGTCTCGGAATCATCGGCTGGATCGTCATCGGCATCGTGGCCGGCTGGCTGGCCGAAAAAGTCATGGGTCGTAGTCACGGCCTCGTCACCAACCTGATCGTCGGCGTCGTCGGGGCGCTACTCGGCGGCTGGATCGCCGGCAACCTGCTGGGCATCCCGGTCGGCGGGTTCAATCTGGTGACCCTGCTGGTCGCTTTCGGCGGCGCTGTCCTGCTGCTGTTCCTGCTGGGTCTGGTCAAGCGTCGCGCCTGA
- the fabB gene encoding beta-ketoacyl-ACP synthase I: MRRVVVTGLGIVSSIGTGREEVTASLRTARSGVVAAPDHIQHGFRSQVWAPPSLGAAAEDWAPLVDRRAARFLANGTAWGHIAFEEALRDSGMSPEEIRDDRIGLIVGEGGPSTQVILQAAQTTIEKGAPKRIGPFAVPKAMASGPSAVLSTWFQMRGVNYSISSACATSAHCIGAGAEQIQWGKQDVVFAGGVEDIDWSMSNMFDAMGAMSSDFNATPSVASRAYDVARDGFVIAGGAGIVVLEEYERALARGARIYAEVVGYGANSDGYDMVAPSGEGAERCMKIAMAQAGGRRIDYLNPHGTSTPVGDSKEMGAVRNVFGADMPLISSTKSLTGHSLGAAGAQEAIYSLLMLDNGFAAESAHIENLDPEFEGMPILRERKDVELTTVMSNSFGFGGTNGTVIFSKV; encoded by the coding sequence ATGCGGCGTGTCGTCGTCACCGGTCTGGGTATCGTCTCCTCCATCGGCACGGGCCGGGAAGAGGTCACGGCGTCGCTGCGGACTGCACGTTCGGGTGTGGTCGCCGCCCCCGATCATATCCAGCACGGCTTCCGCTCCCAGGTCTGGGCCCCGCCGTCGCTGGGGGCCGCCGCCGAGGACTGGGCTCCGCTGGTGGACCGCCGCGCCGCGCGCTTCCTCGCCAACGGCACGGCCTGGGGTCACATCGCCTTCGAGGAGGCGCTCAGGGACTCCGGCATGAGCCCGGAAGAGATCCGGGACGACCGCATCGGCCTGATCGTGGGCGAAGGCGGGCCCTCGACCCAGGTCATCCTTCAGGCGGCCCAGACCACGATCGAAAAGGGCGCGCCCAAGCGGATCGGGCCCTTTGCCGTGCCCAAGGCCATGGCGTCCGGCCCTTCGGCGGTCCTGTCGACCTGGTTCCAGATGCGCGGCGTCAACTATTCGATCTCCTCGGCCTGCGCGACCTCGGCCCACTGCATCGGTGCGGGGGCCGAACAGATCCAGTGGGGCAAGCAGGACGTGGTCTTCGCCGGCGGGGTCGAGGACATCGACTGGTCCATGTCCAACATGTTCGACGCCATGGGTGCCATGTCGTCCGACTTCAATGCGACGCCCTCGGTGGCCTCCCGCGCCTATGACGTCGCCCGCGACGGCTTCGTCATCGCCGGCGGTGCCGGGATCGTGGTGCTGGAAGAGTACGAGCGGGCCCTCGCCCGCGGTGCCCGGATCTATGCCGAGGTCGTCGGCTACGGCGCCAATTCCGATGGCTACGACATGGTCGCGCCCTCGGGCGAGGGGGCCGAGCGCTGCATGAAGATCGCCATGGCCCAGGCCGGCGGCCGCAGGATCGACTACCTGAACCCCCATGGCACCTCGACGCCGGTCGGCGACTCCAAGGAGATGGGCGCGGTGCGCAACGTCTTCGGCGCCGACATGCCGCTGATCTCCTCGACCAAGTCCCTGACCGGCCACAGCCTCGGCGCCGCAGGCGCTCAGGAGGCGATCTATTCGCTGCTGATGCTCGACAACGGCTTCGCCGCCGAAAGCGCCCATATCGAAAACCTCGACCCGGAGTTCGAGGGGATGCCGATCCTGCGCGAACGCAAGGACGTCGAACTGACCACCGTCATGTCCAACAGCTTCGGCTTCGGCGGCACCAACGGGACGGTGATTTTTTCGAAAGTCTGA
- a CDS encoding class I SAM-dependent methyltransferase gives MRRLMLSLAALALMTGSAAAQTPPTPGETAAERAARREAMQPPVLQEDEQLQAAIGSDTRPAADVARDAFRHPYETLTFWGLTPGMNIVEIEPGRGGWWSAILRPYAAATGGTYTAVNRPLESMGVADGTADLIVVARAFHNWQRSTPSRTGPYLEVFFRALKPGGILAVEQHRADEGLNAAVTAPTGYVSESYVIQAAQSAGFVLEGRSELNANPGDDHDHPYGVWSLPPTRVSAPRQGVATDRATPLTEAERAALDAIGESDRMTLRFRKPG, from the coding sequence ATGCGCCGCCTGATGCTGTCCCTCGCCGCTCTCGCCCTTATGACGGGCTCCGCCGCCGCCCAGACCCCGCCGACGCCGGGTGAGACGGCGGCCGAGCGCGCGGCGCGGCGCGAGGCCATGCAGCCTCCCGTACTTCAGGAGGATGAACAGCTTCAGGCCGCGATCGGATCCGACACCCGTCCCGCCGCGGACGTGGCCCGCGACGCCTTTCGCCATCCCTACGAGACCCTGACCTTCTGGGGTCTGACGCCCGGCATGAATATCGTCGAGATCGAGCCGGGTCGCGGCGGCTGGTGGAGCGCCATCCTGCGGCCCTATGCGGCGGCCACCGGTGGCACCTATACGGCGGTCAATCGGCCGCTGGAGAGCATGGGCGTGGCCGACGGCACGGCCGATCTGATCGTGGTGGCGCGCGCCTTCCACAACTGGCAACGCTCGACCCCCTCGCGGACCGGCCCCTATCTGGAGGTCTTCTTCAGGGCGCTGAAGCCCGGCGGCATCCTCGCGGTCGAGCAGCACCGCGCCGACGAGGGTCTGAATGCCGCCGTCACCGCCCCCACCGGCTATGTCTCCGAAAGCTACGTCATCCAGGCTGCACAGTCGGCCGGCTTCGTGCTGGAGGGCCGTAGCGAGCTGAACGCCAATCCCGGGGACGATCACGACCATCCCTACGGCGTCTGGAGCCTGCCGCCGACCCGCGTCAGCGCCCCGCGTCAGGGGGTCGCGACGGATCGCGCCACCCCCCTGACCGAGGCAGAACGCGCGGCGCTCGACGCCATCGGCGAGAGCGACCGCATGACCCTGCGGTTCCGCAAGCCGGGCTGA
- the hisN gene encoding histidinol-phosphatase — protein sequence MTEFESFAVELAAEAARVTLPFFRGDYAEENKAGPGAFDPVTQADKEAEAAIRTMIAARYPDHGVIGEEYGQDRPDAEHVWILDPIDGTRAFIAGLPLWTTLIALRVGGRSRVGAISQPYIGELFLGGPSGAVLMSRDQTRSIQVRACERLTDAVIATTAPENFTAPELGAWTQVMAAARLARYGCDAYAYAMLAMGRIDMVAETGLKVWDWSALVPVVEAAGGVVTNWAGEPVSGDGRIIAVGDPRVRDQALVAFRRGAQ from the coding sequence ATGACCGAATTCGAATCCTTTGCCGTCGAACTGGCCGCCGAGGCCGCCCGTGTGACCCTGCCCTTCTTTCGCGGCGACTATGCCGAGGAAAACAAGGCGGGCCCGGGAGCCTTCGATCCGGTCACCCAGGCGGACAAGGAGGCGGAAGCCGCGATCCGCACGATGATCGCAGCCCGGTACCCCGACCACGGGGTCATCGGCGAGGAGTATGGCCAGGACCGACCGGACGCGGAACACGTCTGGATCCTGGACCCCATCGACGGCACGCGGGCCTTCATCGCGGGCCTGCCCCTGTGGACGACCCTGATTGCACTCCGGGTCGGTGGGCGATCAAGGGTCGGTGCCATCTCCCAGCCATACATCGGCGAACTGTTCCTGGGGGGCCCCTCGGGGGCCGTGCTGATGAGCCGGGACCAGACCCGATCGATCCAGGTGCGGGCCTGTGAGCGGCTGACCGATGCGGTGATCGCTACGACCGCGCCGGAAAACTTCACCGCGCCCGAACTGGGGGCCTGGACCCAGGTGATGGCGGCCGCGCGCCTGGCCCGCTACGGCTGCGACGCCTATGCCTATGCCATGCTGGCCATGGGGCGGATCGACATGGTGGCCGAAACGGGCCTGAAGGTCTGGGACTGGTCGGCCCTGGTCCCCGTGGTCGAGGCGGCGGGCGGCGTGGTCACCAACTGGGCGGGCGAGCCGGTCAGCGGCGACGGCCGGATCATCGCCGTCGGCGACCCACGTGTGCGCGATCAGGCCCTGGTCGCATTCCGCCGGGGCGCGCAGTAG
- a CDS encoding alpha/beta fold hydrolase — translation MNRAAAFAANAPLMGVPGAAAPPGGEGDWFRGAGGLRLRAAFWIPSALVAPRPRGTVILSPGRTEPIEKYFEVIGNFLARGWCVLAHDWRGQGLSARLLPDRLKGHARAVEEFLDDYSRLLDAFETRAPKPWIAVGHSMGGALNLLSLQAGESRCAGAILSSPMLRIKTGKRSMWSVKLAVRWNVRHGKAGDFVLDDPDDPFDHTFEKDALTSDEGRYEMWRQQLYACPHLAVGGPTWGWLAFGIDAGERALKPKALKSVTIPCTIVQSGEDDRVWKQTNRWAAKRLGRGRYVEVAGAKHEIIMETDDLRAVFLREFDAMADYVSPVNDLAPVPAD, via the coding sequence GTGAACCGCGCCGCCGCCTTTGCCGCCAATGCTCCGCTCATGGGGGTTCCGGGTGCCGCCGCCCCGCCCGGGGGCGAGGGCGACTGGTTCCGCGGGGCCGGGGGTCTGCGCCTGCGCGCCGCCTTCTGGATCCCGTCCGCCCTCGTCGCCCCCCGGCCGCGCGGCACGGTCATCCTCAGCCCCGGCCGGACCGAGCCGATCGAGAAGTATTTCGAGGTCATCGGCAATTTCCTGGCGCGCGGCTGGTGCGTTCTGGCTCACGACTGGCGCGGCCAGGGTCTGTCCGCCCGCCTGCTGCCCGACCGACTCAAGGGCCACGCCCGGGCGGTCGAGGAATTCCTCGACGACTATTCGCGCCTGCTGGATGCGTTCGAGACGCGGGCCCCCAAGCCGTGGATCGCCGTCGGCCATTCGATGGGTGGCGCCCTGAACCTGCTGAGCCTGCAGGCCGGCGAGAGCCGCTGCGCCGGTGCCATCCTGTCCAGCCCCATGCTGCGCATCAAGACCGGCAAGCGGTCGATGTGGTCGGTCAAGCTGGCGGTGCGCTGGAACGTGCGTCACGGCAAGGCCGGCGACTTCGTGCTGGACGACCCGGACGATCCCTTCGACCATACCTTCGAAAAGGACGCCCTGACGTCCGACGAGGGCCGCTACGAGATGTGGCGACAACAGCTCTATGCCTGCCCGCACCTGGCCGTCGGGGGCCCCACCTGGGGCTGGCTCGCCTTCGGCATCGACGCGGGCGAACGCGCGCTGAAGCCCAAGGCGCTCAAGTCGGTGACCATTCCCTGCACCATCGTCCAGTCGGGCGAGGACGACCGCGTCTGGAAGCAGACCAACCGCTGGGCCGCCAAGCGGCTGGGTCGCGGGCGCTATGTCGAGGTCGCCGGGGCAAAGCACGAGATCATCATGGAGACCGACGACCTCCGCGCCGTCTTCCTGCGGGAGTTCGACGCCATGGCCGATTATGTGTCGCCCGTGAACGACCTGGCCCCCGTGCCGGCAGACTGA
- a CDS encoding enoyl-ACP reductase translates to MPAGELMKGKKGLIMGVANANSIAWGIASQLAAQGAELAFTYMGEGLERRVRPLAESVGAKLLIQADVTDDASMDAAFAALEAEFGTIDFVVHSVAFANKDELKGSFIDNTSRDSFLLAMNISCFSFVDVARRASKIMPNGGSMVTMTYLGSERAIPNYNTMGVAKAALEAATRYIARDLGPRGIRVNAISAGAMRTLSLAGISGGRGMIAQGRAMSAMKEDTSMEGVAGAALWLCSDLGFSTTGEVVHVDAGFHMMGLAGDEEG, encoded by the coding sequence ATGCCTGCGGGCGAACTCATGAAGGGCAAGAAGGGCCTGATCATGGGGGTGGCCAACGCCAACTCGATCGCCTGGGGTATCGCCTCCCAGCTGGCGGCCCAGGGGGCCGAGCTGGCCTTTACCTATATGGGCGAGGGGCTGGAGCGTCGCGTGCGGCCCCTGGCGGAAAGCGTGGGCGCCAAACTGCTGATCCAGGCCGACGTCACCGACGACGCCTCGATGGACGCGGCCTTCGCGGCGCTGGAGGCGGAATTCGGCACGATCGATTTCGTCGTCCATTCGGTCGCCTTCGCCAACAAGGACGAGCTGAAGGGCTCCTTCATCGACAACACCAGCCGTGACAGCTTCCTGCTGGCCATGAACATCAGCTGTTTCAGCTTCGTCGATGTGGCGCGTCGGGCCTCGAAGATCATGCCCAACGGCGGCTCGATGGTCACCATGACCTATCTGGGTTCGGAGCGGGCCATCCCGAACTACAACACCATGGGCGTGGCCAAGGCGGCGCTGGAGGCGGCGACCCGCTATATCGCCCGCGACCTCGGACCCAGGGGCATCCGCGTCAACGCCATCTCGGCCGGTGCCATGAGAACCCTCAGCCTGGCCGGTATCTCGGGCGGGCGGGGCATGATCGCCCAGGGCCGCGCGATGTCGGCGATGAAGGAGGACACCTCGATGGAGGGCGTCGCCGGAGCCGCCCTGTGGCTGTGCTCGGATCTCGGCTTCTCGACCACCGGCGAGGTCGTCCACGTCGACGCCGGCTTCCACATGATGGGGCTGGCGGGGGACGAGGAGGGGTAA
- the fabA gene encoding 3-hydroxyacyl-[acyl-carrier-protein] dehydratase FabA codes for MNTSQYPSSFDHAALLASGRGALFGPGNAQLPAPPMLMFDRITEINGDGGEHGKGYVEAELDIHPDLWFFACHFINDPVMPGCLGLDAMWQLVGFYLGWIGGPGRGRALGVGEVKFTGQVTPDIRKVTYKITLKRVINRRLVMGIADGVMEADGVPIYTATDMRVGLFQAGEKPVDA; via the coding sequence TTGAACACTTCGCAATACCCGTCGTCCTTCGACCACGCCGCCCTGCTGGCTTCGGGCCGGGGAGCGCTGTTCGGACCGGGCAATGCCCAGCTGCCGGCCCCGCCCATGCTGATGTTCGACCGGATCACCGAGATCAACGGCGATGGTGGCGAGCACGGCAAGGGCTATGTCGAGGCCGAGCTGGATATCCATCCGGACCTCTGGTTTTTCGCCTGCCACTTCATCAATGACCCGGTCATGCCCGGCTGCCTGGGTCTGGACGCCATGTGGCAGCTGGTCGGCTTCTATCTGGGCTGGATCGGCGGACCGGGCCGCGGCCGGGCGCTGGGCGTGGGCGAGGTCAAGTTCACCGGCCAGGTCACGCCGGACATCCGGAAGGTGACCTACAAGATCACGCTCAAGCGGGTCATCAACCGTCGTCTGGTCATGGGAATCGCCGACGGGGTGATGGAAGCCGACGGCGTGCCTATCTATACGGCGACCGACATGCGCGTCGGCCTGTTCCAGGCGGGCGAAAAGCCCGTCGACGCCTGA
- a CDS encoding class I SAM-dependent methyltransferase: MQDRRTPRSSAVSRRAMLSGVGVVAVLGLAACGRKTETKADPEAPSGPPEGSLEWAIAGPWRAADRSRDAWRHPLETLRFFGLQPDMTVVEFWPGSGWYTEILAPYLHEGKGEYYAAGFATGPGSDPAQIALNANFERRFSGDERLYGQIKFSQFGATTGPVCPAGEADMALFMRNIHAWMAAGIAEKAFADAHAALRPGGTLGIEQHRLAPDQDQDPAAANGYVQEAFVKQLAAEAGFIFVASSEINANEDDTKDHPFGVETLPPRLATSAPGTPPDPMFDSARYREIGESDRMTLKFRKPE; the protein is encoded by the coding sequence ATGCAGGATCGGAGGACGCCTCGATCATCGGCCGTATCGCGTCGCGCGATGCTGTCCGGCGTGGGTGTCGTCGCCGTCCTGGGTCTGGCCGCCTGCGGCAGGAAGACCGAAACCAAAGCCGATCCCGAAGCCCCGTCCGGCCCCCCCGAAGGGTCGCTGGAATGGGCCATCGCCGGACCCTGGCGCGCAGCCGACCGGTCTCGCGACGCCTGGCGCCATCCGCTGGAGACGCTGCGCTTCTTCGGCCTGCAGCCCGACATGACGGTGGTCGAGTTCTGGCCCGGCAGCGGCTGGTACACCGAAATCCTTGCCCCTTATCTGCACGAGGGCAAGGGTGAATACTATGCCGCCGGGTTCGCGACCGGGCCGGGGTCCGATCCGGCGCAGATCGCCCTGAACGCCAATTTCGAGCGCCGCTTCAGCGGCGACGAGCGTCTGTACGGGCAGATAAAATTCAGCCAGTTCGGCGCCACGACCGGACCTGTCTGCCCGGCAGGCGAGGCGGACATGGCCCTGTTCATGCGCAACATCCACGCCTGGATGGCCGCCGGCATCGCAGAAAAAGCCTTCGCCGACGCCCATGCCGCGCTGCGACCGGGTGGCACCCTGGGCATCGAACAACACCGCCTGGCCCCGGACCAGGATCAGGACCCGGCCGCCGCCAACGGCTATGTCCAGGAGGCCTTCGTCAAGCAGCTGGCCGCCGAGGCCGGTTTCATCTTCGTGGCTTCGTCCGAGATCAACGCCAACGAGGACGACACCAAGGATCATCCCTTCGGGGTCGAGACCCTGCCGCCCCGTCTGGCGACCTCTGCCCCCGGCACCCCGCCCGATCCGATGTTCGACAGCGCCAGATACCGCGAGATCGGCGAAAGCGATCGCATGACCTTGAAGTTCAGGAAGCCAGAGTGA
- a CDS encoding D-glycerate dehydrogenase encodes MSNARLKVVLTRRLPDAVETRMRELFDAELNLKDIPFDRAALEAAVQRADVLVPTITDEIDAGLIAGAGDQLKMIANFGAGVDHIDIDAAVARQIIVTNTPGVLTEDTADLAMSLILAVSRRIVEGAQVVAEGRFEGWTPTWMCGRKLWGKRLGIVGMGRIGQALARRARAFGLQVHYHNRKPVSPRIEEELGATYWDDLDQMLSRMDVISLNCPATKDTHHLLSGRRLGLLQPQAILVNTARGELIDEAALAEAVARRALSGVGLDVYENEPAIHPGLIGRPNVVLLPHLGSATLEARQDMGDRVILNVMTFQNGHRPPDRVIPAML; translated from the coding sequence ATGTCCAATGCCCGGCTTAAGGTCGTCTTAACCAGAAGACTGCCCGACGCGGTCGAGACGCGCATGCGCGAACTGTTCGACGCCGAGCTGAACCTGAAGGACATTCCCTTCGACCGCGCGGCGCTGGAAGCGGCGGTGCAGCGCGCCGACGTCCTGGTGCCCACCATTACCGACGAGATCGACGCCGGCCTGATCGCCGGGGCGGGCGACCAGCTGAAGATGATCGCCAACTTCGGCGCGGGCGTGGATCACATCGACATCGACGCGGCCGTGGCCCGCCAGATCATTGTCACCAACACCCCGGGCGTCCTGACGGAAGACACCGCCGATCTGGCCATGAGCCTGATCCTGGCCGTCAGCCGCCGCATCGTCGAGGGTGCCCAGGTGGTAGCGGAAGGGCGCTTCGAGGGCTGGACCCCGACCTGGATGTGCGGGCGAAAGCTGTGGGGCAAACGGCTGGGAATCGTCGGCATGGGCCGGATCGGTCAGGCCCTGGCCCGGCGCGCGCGGGCGTTCGGACTGCAGGTCCACTATCACAACCGCAAGCCCGTCAGCCCCCGGATCGAGGAGGAACTGGGCGCGACCTACTGGGACGATCTGGACCAGATGCTGTCGCGCATGGATGTGATCTCGCTCAACTGTCCGGCGACGAAAGACACCCATCACCTGCTGTCGGGCCGGCGACTGGGCCTGCTGCAGCCGCAGGCCATCCTGGTGAATACGGCGCGGGGCGAACTGATCGACGAGGCGGCCCTGGCCGAGGCGGTAGCGCGGCGCGCCCTCTCCGGCGTCGGACTGGACGTCTATGAGAACGAACCGGCGATCCACCCGGGCCTGATCGGACGGCCCAATGTCGTGCTGTTGCCCCATCTGGGATCGGCGACGCTGGAGGCGCGTCAGGACATGGGCGACCGCGTGATCCTGAACGTGATGACCTTCCAGAACGGCCACCGACCGCCGGATCGCGTCATTCCGGCCATGCTTTAG
- a CDS encoding DUF1508 domain-containing protein, giving the protein MAHKFEIYKDKAGEFRVRFKYNSEVIFSTEGYSDKSGAKRAIESIKKHVGDAETEEV; this is encoded by the coding sequence ATGGCCCACAAGTTCGAAATCTACAAGGACAAGGCCGGTGAGTTCCGCGTCCGGTTCAAGTACAATTCCGAGGTGATCTTCTCGACCGAGGGCTATTCCGACAAGTCGGGTGCCAAACGCGCGATCGAGTCGATCAAGAAGCACGTCGGCGACGCAGAGACCGAAGAGGTCTAG
- a CDS encoding SH3 domain-containing protein — protein MSSKSRGHVQSLSRRIGGVVAVVACAVLAGAGATMPDGRPTPTGLDVPRWVSLKSSHVRARQGPGLDYRILWEYRAAGLPVQVIAETREWRKICDPEHGVAWIKRSVASGRRGAFNGSDAEVAVHAARNAQSPVRARFSPRSVVALDECKDGWCRVRAQKIKGWLPEGSVFGTQAMAQCDARRGAGEAGRRAG, from the coding sequence GTGTCTAGCAAGTCTCGCGGCCACGTCCAAAGCCTCTCGCGCCGGATCGGGGGCGTTGTGGCCGTCGTGGCCTGCGCCGTCCTGGCCGGCGCGGGCGCGACCATGCCGGACGGACGCCCCACACCGACGGGGCTGGACGTCCCGCGCTGGGTCTCGCTGAAGTCCTCCCACGTGCGCGCCCGCCAGGGCCCGGGGCTGGACTATCGCATCCTGTGGGAATACCGCGCGGCCGGCCTGCCGGTTCAGGTGATCGCCGAAACGCGCGAGTGGCGAAAGATCTGCGATCCGGAACACGGCGTCGCCTGGATCAAACGCAGCGTCGCCTCCGGCCGACGCGGGGCCTTCAACGGCTCGGATGCCGAGGTCGCGGTTCACGCCGCCCGCAACGCCCAGTCCCCCGTACGCGCCCGTTTCAGCCCCCGCTCGGTCGTCGCCCTGGACGAATGCAAGGACGGCTGGTGCCGCGTCCGGGCGCAAAAGATCAAGGGGTGGCTGCCCGAAGGGTCCGTCTTCGGCACCCAGGCGATGGCCCAGTGCGACGCGCGTCGTGGGGCGGGCGAGGCAGGCCGGCGCGCCGGATAG